A part of Camelus ferus isolate YT-003-E chromosome 6, BCGSAC_Cfer_1.0, whole genome shotgun sequence genomic DNA contains:
- the EXD1 gene encoding piRNA biogenesis protein EXD1, with protein MFFGHEIVNVELLDEVEQGAVREKTSSVSLNTERTTMDKMKDEDLNVFEPASPAAEAPTTSLLNDLKYGPSEEEEVTYTVIDQFQQKFGAAMLHIKKQSVLSVAAEGANVCRHGKLCWLQVATNSRVYLFDIFLLGSRAFNNGLQMVLEDKRILKVIHDCRWLSDCLSHQYGILLNNVFDTQVADVLQFSVETGGFLPNCISTLQESLIRHLKITPKYLSFLEERQKRIQENPELWFKRPLSPSLLKILALEATYLLPLRLVLLDEMMSDLTTLVDGYLNTYREGSADRLGGTEPTCMELPEELLQLKDFQKQRRERAAKEYRVNAQGLLIRTVLHPKKSVTETGGKEGKVRGFLLCKNSRLDKAASFTAHKDVNLLKEESESKQSTTEPQHLPHIKEEASEDSSNKVTCPESEGLEDQRITQKEHRKIPKQDFQTSLSLREEIEQLLIVENKEDRKCAQNVSVSPSLPQEIRVSPGDSFHPFRKAVLPTLPPCPALEKTDSWINPSPILP; from the exons ATGTTTTTTGGACATGAGATTGTGAATG TGGAACTACTGGATGAAGTGGAACAAGGTGCAGTGAGAGAAAAGACGTCTTCTGTTAG TCTAAATACGGAGAGAACCACGATGGATAAAATGAAAGATGAAGACCTCAATGTATTTGAGCCTGCTTCTCCTGCCGCTGAGGCACCAACCACCTCTCTGCTGAATGACCTCAAGTACGGCCCGTCAG aggaagaggaggtgacATACACAGTCATTGATCAGTTCCAGCAGAAATTTGGTGCTGCG ATGCTCCACATCAAGAAGCAAAGTGTCCTGAGTGTGGCAGCGGAAGGAGCTAATGTGTGTCGTCATGGGAAATTATGTTGGCTTCAG GTGGCCACAAATAGCCGAGTTTACTTATTTGACATTTTCCTTCTGGGAAGTCGTGCTTTCAACAACGGACTTCAGATGGTATTAGAAGACAAGAGAATTTTGAAG GTTATCCATGATTGTCGTTGGCTTTCTGATTGCCTATCTCATCAGTATGGAATTTTGCTGAATAATGTCTTTGACACACAG GTAGCAGATGTCCTTCAGTTTTCCGTGGAAACAGGCGGCTTTCTTCCAAACTGCATCAGTACTTTACAGGAGAGTTTAATCAGACACCTTAAAATAACCCCTAAATATCTCTCCTTTTTGGAAGAGAGACAAAAAAGGATTCAG GAAAACCCAGAACTGTGGTTCAAACGACCTCTTTCACCCTCTTTGCTGAAAATTTTGGCCCTGGAAGCTACGTACCTACTCCCCCTTCGCTTGGTACTCCTGGATGAAATGATGTCTGACCTAACCACCCTGGTGGACGGATATCTAAACACTTACCGAGAAGGGTCTGCAGACAGGCTGGGAGGCACGGAG cctACATGTATGGAACTTCCGGAGGAACTGCTTCAACTCAAGGACTTCCAGAAGCAGCGCAGGGAGAGAGCTGCAAAAGAATACAGGGTGAATGCTCAGGGACTTCTAATAAGGACAGTACTACATCCAAAGAAATCAGTgacagagacaggagggaaagaggggaaagTAAGAGGTTTCTTACTTTGTAAAAATTCTAGGCTCGATAAAGCTGCAAGTTTTACAGCTCATAAGGATGTAAATTTGCTGAAAGAAGAATCTGAGAGTAAACAATCCACAACAGAACCTCAACATCTACCTCACATAAAGGAAGAAGCCAGTGAGGATTCCAGTAACAAAGTCACTTGCCCTGAGTCAGAGGGGTTGGAGGACCAGAGAATAACTCAAAAAGAACACCGTAAGATTCCTAAACAAGACTTTCAGACAAGTTTATCTTTGAGAGAGGAGATAGAACAGTTACTGATTGTGGAAAACAAGGAAGATCGAAAATGTGCACAAAATGTTTCAgtgtctccttcccttcctcaggaAATCAGAGTGTCTCCAGGTGACAGCTTTCATCCTTTTAGAAAAGCTGTGCTTCCCACACTTCCTCCCTGTCCAGCTTTGGAGAAGACTGATTCCTGGATAAATCCTTCTCCCATTCTGCCTTAG